A genomic window from Vitis riparia cultivar Riparia Gloire de Montpellier isolate 1030 chromosome 18, EGFV_Vit.rip_1.0, whole genome shotgun sequence includes:
- the LOC117907542 gene encoding CST complex subunit CTC1 isoform X2, which translates to MEGGKMVSISELVEGRRPLTATSTLHSPPSTSSHTPPISSSSSFPNSNLPPSTPAGGVTAPRILTPLNHPSYLIGTLTLPSYLHSTPALPCCSHSTCFVFSDASSTVCCDVLHLDLRIIGNRIRVLSWNFIPSKCGGFLEIIRWSFLDSTAGLSRCSNLDAFPLVLGSSSASKDGSKGRYSLRGVLESVSPVSVIPCSVVTRTSQSGSGTNFSTPSNLRGFLAQIMVCECELCCSKEVLMSLDDPRQGLRGHCFTKPQILYFCGSGSSWHPLFTKLIGNVICISHLKKKLVFIGKEESQLMYVTTGKTVLRVLSMANQELPHKEAVIKGMGECGLYSGIITGIYMQGMVINLDERVWLLITDRLLNPPHSLRVGALISVRNIHFLNPKFSWTEMLILGSCFKTSIIVECFSPLETGCHKVSQSQSLLGKFIDSLAFSARLWVLLVVSCFRKKFCGILTEKEILGSKHREGLVQVFARSHLPSSVFQYRYGVFMEFCKHDSCGCGTEPNYDQLKLVAPISNLVHHCEAMWMKNQLEGDCETMVNNNEFSQLSCGGRSHGLPITRILPSEAIGVILLGSLKISPSGRLQLIDATGFIDVVIPDLPSDCNSNSIYEVNDYSLVMEGMPDHLDHFGLVEMEPFSCRSIFESSPLVREISLTMYVYFHLRKSSLQNFLVHPHMNLKDNLKELEDGRFHMLHVTHKFPVLQKFQKDQVVSDGLSMLVEAVVLPWDLFLSGKNPTKVSKDQKKEPMELYNSRNYHEYVSFKRCKIDHASSRLLSSGLTDKSSVAGMGSCGHLSDCSSANKQYPVEIPCLACCRSGRLVSSGSLYCTEAALKFGAGCKLGALKVLLEFKSESFFKYQLLQIGGYYITKHQNKDLFCNHRDFDYVRGGKFLITSGTTIWSLSFSYDEIFHYTDPSFDPALVTCPLHNSQQTELLLQRSTDNCHEMCSDIHLHLPADLKKELEVDFTVLEKDLIKTAPKLEEVANVPLCIETAMTASMQSFQTDDSAFLLPEGNLVSLQGQVLAVHNLNHTSLDAHSSNENYGDVRQLRLSRGVTWSTCIHVLMDHHIVSIFGGLSEHAYPTGFGPGVVATFHRILELGGQNRLMLTPVSFIAINSMKLNNDQYNAECSNPVNVSELYNFVPLDAVSSCLISELIQCLECKPMQFHCRVSYDLMQCFTSRLWQSIFWCWRRIENHNQKSPAGYLLIFHLPVLYWMMGHPHVVAGLMLKELQPC; encoded by the exons ATGGAAGGCGGGAAAATGGTGTCCATCTCAGAGCTGGTTGAAGGTCGTCGTCCCCTCACCGCTACATCCACTCTTCACTCTCCTCCCTCTACTTCGTCTCACACACCTCCCATTTCCTCTTCATCTTCCTTCCCAAACTCCAATCTTCCTCCATCTACCCCCGCAGGCGGTGTCACTGCCCCAAGAATCCTCACCCCTCTCAACCACCCTTCATATCTCATCGGAACCCTAACCCTACCTTCCTACCTCCATTCAACCCCTGCTCTTCCTTGTTGCTCCCACAGCACCTGCTTTGTCTTCTCCGATGCTTCCTCCACTGTTTGCTGTGATGTTCTCCATCTTGATCTTCGAATCATTGGCAACAGAATCCGCGTTCTTTCCTGGAACTTCATTCCTTCCAAGTGCGGCGGCTTCCTGGAGATTATTAGATGGAGTTTCCTGGATTCTACTGCTGGACTCAGTCGTTGTTCCAATTTAGATGCATTTCCGTTGGTTTTGGGTTCTTCCTCTGCTTCTAAAGACGGTTCCAAGGGTCGTTATAGCCTTCGCGGTGTATTAGAGTCGGTCAGCCCTGTTTCAGTCATCCCTTGTTCAGTTGTGACTCGTACTTCTCAAAGCGGTTCTGGTACAAATTTTAGCACTCCAAGCAATTTACGTGGATTTCTTGCGCAGATTATGGTTTGTGAGTGCGAATTATGTTGTTCCAAAGAGGTGTTAATGTCTTTGGACGATCCACGTCAAGGGTTAAGGGGCCATTGTTTTACTAAACCTCAGATTCTTTACTTTTGTGGGTCTGGCTCATCTTGGCATCCATTATTTACAAAGCTTATTGGAAATGTTATTTGTATATCACATTTGAAGAAGAAGTTAGTTTTCATTGGAAAGGAAGAGTCTCAGCTCATGTATGTAACCACAGGGAAGACTGTGCTCCGAGTGTTGAGCATGGCCAATCAAGAGCTTCCGCATAAAGAGGCTGTAATTAAGGGGATGGGTGAATGTGGCCTTTATTCCGGCATTATAACAGGGATATACATGCAAGGAATGGTTATAAATCTGGATGAACGAGTGTGGCTTTTGATAACAGATAGACTACTTAATCCACCGCATAGTCTTAGGGTGGGCGCACTA ATATCCGTCAGAAATATCCACTTTctgaatccaaaattttcttggaCAGAAATGCTTATACTTGGGTCTTGCTTTAAGACTAGCATTATTGTAGAATGCTTCTCTCCATTGGAAACTGG CTGCCATAAGGTTTCACAATCTCAGAGCCTGTTGGGGAAGTTTATTGACTCATTAGCATTTTCTGCCAGACTATG GGTGTTGCTTGTTGTTTCGTGTTTCAGGAAAAAGTTCTGTGGAATACTAACAGAGAAGGAGATTTTAGGATCAAAACAT AGGGAAGGATTGGTTCAGGTGTTTGCTAGGTCACATTTACCTTCATCAGTGTTTCAATATCGG TATGGTGTATTCATGGAATTCTGTAAGCATGACTCATGTGGCTGTGGGACTGAACCAAATTATGATCAGCTAAAATTG GTGGCACCCATCTCTAATCTTGTCCACCATTGTGAAGCCATGTGGATGAAAAACCAATTAGAAGGTGATTGTGAAACAATGGTCAACAACAACGAATTTAGCCAGCTGTCCTGTGGAGGGAGATCTCATGGCCTTCCAATTACAAGGATTTTGCCTAGTGAAGCAATAGGTGTTATTTTGCTTGGAAGTTTAAAG ATTTCTCCTTCTGGAAGACTGCAATTGATTGATGCCACAGGCTTCATTGACGTTGTTATACCAGATCTTCCATCAGATTGCAATAGCAACAGCATATATGAG GTAAATGACTACAGTCTTGTTATGGAAGGCATGCCTGATCACTTGGATCATTTTGGATTAGTTGAAATGGAGCCGTTCTCATGCAGAAGTATCTTTGAGAGTTCTCCATTAGTGAGAGAGATAAGTTTAACAATGTATGTTTACTTTCATTTGCGAAAATCAAGCCTTCAAAACTTTCTTGTCCATCCCCATATGAATTTGAAGGATAATCTTAAGGAACTTGAAGATGGAAGATTTCATATGCTCCATGTAACACACAAGTTTCCTGTGCTACAAAAG TTTCAAAAAGATCAAGTTGTTTCAGATGGATTGAGCATGCTTGTTGAGGCTGTGGTCTTGCCTTGGGATTTGTTTCTTTCTGGGAAAAATCCAACTAAGGTTTCCAAGGACCAGAAAAAGGAACCTATGGAACTTTATAACAGTAGAAACTACCATGAGTATGTTTCTTTCAAGAGATGCAAAATTGATCATGCATCAAGCCGCCTATTGAGCTCAGGCTTAACAGATAAGTCAAGTGTTGCTGGTATGGGATCGTGTGGTCATCTGAGTGACTGTTCTAGTGCTAATAAACAATATCCAGTTGAAATTCCATGTCTGGCTTGCTGTAGAAGTGGCCGCCTTGTTAGTTCAGGATCATTGTATTGCACAGAGGCTGCTTTAAAGTTTGGCGCTGGCTGCAAGCTGGGTGCACTAAAAGTATTGCTAGAGTTCAAGTCAGAAAGTTTTTTCAAGTATCAG TTGTTGCAAATTGGAGGTTATTACATCACAAAGCACCAGAACAAAGATCTTTTCTGCAATCATAGAGACTTTGATTATGTCAGAGGTGGTAAATTTCTTATTACCTCTGGAACAACTATTTGGAGCTTGTCATTCTCCTATGATGAGATTTTCCACTATACTGATCCATCATTTGATCCAGCATTAGTCACTTGTCCTCTCCACAATTCTCAGCAGACTGAACTATTACTCCAGAGGTCCACTGATAATTGTCATGAAATGTGTTCAGATATTCATCTCCATCTCCCTGCtgatttaaaaaaggaattgGAAGTGGATTTTACGGTATTAGAAAAAGATCTGATCAAGACAGCTCCAAAACTGGAAGAGGTTGCTAATGTTCCTCTATGCATTGAAACAGCAATGACTGCATCAATGCAATCTTTTCAAACTGATGATTCTGCTTTCCTTTTGCCTGAGGGGAATCTAGTGTCTCTACAGGGACAGGTCTTAGCTGTTCATAATCTCAACCACACTTCTCTTGATGCACACTCGAGCAATGAAAATTATGGTGATGTTCGGCAGTTGAGACTCTCTAGGGGAGTGACATGGAGCACGTGTATTCATGTCTTGATGGACCATCACATT GTGAGCATTTTTGGTGGCCTAAGTGAGCATGCTTATCCTACTGGATTTGGACCCGGGGTAGTTGCAACTTTTCATCGAATTCTAGAACTGGG TGGGCAGAATAGATTGATGTTGACACCTGTATCATTTATTGCAATCAACTCCATGAAGCTAAACAATGACCAATACAATGCTGAGTGTTCAAATCCAGTTAATGTTTCAGAGTTATACAATTTTGTCCCTCTAGATGCAGTTTCTTCTTGTTTGATCTCTGAGTTGATTCAGTGCTTGGAGTGTAAGCCAATGCAATTTCACTGTAGGGTAAGCTACGATCTTATGCAGTGCTTTACAAGCAG ATTGTGGCAGTCCATTTTCTGGTGCTGGAGAAGAATAGAAAATCACAACCAAAAGTCCCCTGCAGGCTATCTGTTGATATTCCACTTGCCAGTTTTGTATTGG ATGATGGGTCATCCTCATGTTGTTGCTGGGCTAATGCTGAAAGAGCTGCAACCTTGCTAA
- the LOC117907542 gene encoding CST complex subunit CTC1 isoform X1: MEGGKMVSISELVEGRRPLTATSTLHSPPSTSSHTPPISSSSSFPNSNLPPSTPAGGVTAPRILTPLNHPSYLIGTLTLPSYLHSTPALPCCSHSTCFVFSDASSTVCCDVLHLDLRIIGNRIRVLSWNFIPSKCGGFLEIIRWSFLDSTAGLSRCSNLDAFPLVLGSSSASKDGSKGRYSLRGVLESVSPVSVIPCSVVTRTSQSGSGTNFSTPSNLRGFLAQIMVCECELCCSKEVLMSLDDPRQGLRGHCFTKPQILYFCGSGSSWHPLFTKLIGNVICISHLKKKLVFIGKEESQLMYVTTGKTVLRVLSMANQELPHKEAVIKGMGECGLYSGIITGIYMQGMVINLDERVWLLITDRLLNPPHSLRVGALISVRNIHFLNPKFSWTEMLILGSCFKTSIIVECFSPLETGCHKVSQSQSLLGKFIDSLAFSARLWVLLVVSCFRKKFCGILTEKEILGSKHREGLVQVFARSHLPSSVFQYRYGVFMEFCKHDSCGCGTEPNYDQLKLVAPISNLVHHCEAMWMKNQLEGDCETMVNNNEFSQLSCGGRSHGLPITRILPSEAIGVILLGSLKISPSGRLQLIDATGFIDVVIPDLPSDCNSNSIYEVNDYSLVMEGMPDHLDHFGLVEMEPFSCRSIFESSPLVREISLTMYVYFHLRKSSLQNFLVHPHMNLKDNLKELEDGRFHMLHVTHKFPVLQKFQKDQVVSDGLSMLVEAVVLPWDLFLSGKNPTKVSKDQKKEPMELYNSRNYHEYVSFKRCKIDHASSRLLSSGLTDKSSVAGMGSCGHLSDCSSANKQYPVEIPCLACCRSGRLVSSGSLYCTEAALKFGAGCKLGALKVLLEFKSESFFKYQLLQIGGYYITKHQNKDLFCNHRDFDYVRGGKFLITSGTTIWSLSFSYDEIFHYTDPSFDPALVTCPLHNSQQTELLLQRSTDNCHEMCSDIHLHLPADLKKELEVDFTVLEKDLIKTAPKLEEVANVPLCIETAMTASMQSFQTDDSAFLLPEGNLVSLQGQVLAVHNLNHTSLDAHSSNENYGDVRQLRLSRGVTWSTCIHVLMDHHIVSIFGGLSEHAYPTGFGPGVVATFHRILELGGQNRLMLTPVSFIAINSMKLNNDQYNAECSNPVNVSELYNFVPLDAVSSCLISELIQCLECKPMQFHCRIVAVHFLVLEKNRKSQPKVPCRLSVDIPLASFVLDDGSSSCCCWANAERAATLLRLHEEFPLKAFGSSSWKLKGIGIDNACRTTIYHLDKLLKKHGRITVKNYGSISDSCSQDLMFSVGSNDLLSSSDENLLKFIILNACIGTFWTIIGDVMDSEAVGQLEEHVPKMGMTMHAMQSIWAKEVSYANPLTEARNMVEELLNR, translated from the exons ATGGAAGGCGGGAAAATGGTGTCCATCTCAGAGCTGGTTGAAGGTCGTCGTCCCCTCACCGCTACATCCACTCTTCACTCTCCTCCCTCTACTTCGTCTCACACACCTCCCATTTCCTCTTCATCTTCCTTCCCAAACTCCAATCTTCCTCCATCTACCCCCGCAGGCGGTGTCACTGCCCCAAGAATCCTCACCCCTCTCAACCACCCTTCATATCTCATCGGAACCCTAACCCTACCTTCCTACCTCCATTCAACCCCTGCTCTTCCTTGTTGCTCCCACAGCACCTGCTTTGTCTTCTCCGATGCTTCCTCCACTGTTTGCTGTGATGTTCTCCATCTTGATCTTCGAATCATTGGCAACAGAATCCGCGTTCTTTCCTGGAACTTCATTCCTTCCAAGTGCGGCGGCTTCCTGGAGATTATTAGATGGAGTTTCCTGGATTCTACTGCTGGACTCAGTCGTTGTTCCAATTTAGATGCATTTCCGTTGGTTTTGGGTTCTTCCTCTGCTTCTAAAGACGGTTCCAAGGGTCGTTATAGCCTTCGCGGTGTATTAGAGTCGGTCAGCCCTGTTTCAGTCATCCCTTGTTCAGTTGTGACTCGTACTTCTCAAAGCGGTTCTGGTACAAATTTTAGCACTCCAAGCAATTTACGTGGATTTCTTGCGCAGATTATGGTTTGTGAGTGCGAATTATGTTGTTCCAAAGAGGTGTTAATGTCTTTGGACGATCCACGTCAAGGGTTAAGGGGCCATTGTTTTACTAAACCTCAGATTCTTTACTTTTGTGGGTCTGGCTCATCTTGGCATCCATTATTTACAAAGCTTATTGGAAATGTTATTTGTATATCACATTTGAAGAAGAAGTTAGTTTTCATTGGAAAGGAAGAGTCTCAGCTCATGTATGTAACCACAGGGAAGACTGTGCTCCGAGTGTTGAGCATGGCCAATCAAGAGCTTCCGCATAAAGAGGCTGTAATTAAGGGGATGGGTGAATGTGGCCTTTATTCCGGCATTATAACAGGGATATACATGCAAGGAATGGTTATAAATCTGGATGAACGAGTGTGGCTTTTGATAACAGATAGACTACTTAATCCACCGCATAGTCTTAGGGTGGGCGCACTA ATATCCGTCAGAAATATCCACTTTctgaatccaaaattttcttggaCAGAAATGCTTATACTTGGGTCTTGCTTTAAGACTAGCATTATTGTAGAATGCTTCTCTCCATTGGAAACTGG CTGCCATAAGGTTTCACAATCTCAGAGCCTGTTGGGGAAGTTTATTGACTCATTAGCATTTTCTGCCAGACTATG GGTGTTGCTTGTTGTTTCGTGTTTCAGGAAAAAGTTCTGTGGAATACTAACAGAGAAGGAGATTTTAGGATCAAAACAT AGGGAAGGATTGGTTCAGGTGTTTGCTAGGTCACATTTACCTTCATCAGTGTTTCAATATCGG TATGGTGTATTCATGGAATTCTGTAAGCATGACTCATGTGGCTGTGGGACTGAACCAAATTATGATCAGCTAAAATTG GTGGCACCCATCTCTAATCTTGTCCACCATTGTGAAGCCATGTGGATGAAAAACCAATTAGAAGGTGATTGTGAAACAATGGTCAACAACAACGAATTTAGCCAGCTGTCCTGTGGAGGGAGATCTCATGGCCTTCCAATTACAAGGATTTTGCCTAGTGAAGCAATAGGTGTTATTTTGCTTGGAAGTTTAAAG ATTTCTCCTTCTGGAAGACTGCAATTGATTGATGCCACAGGCTTCATTGACGTTGTTATACCAGATCTTCCATCAGATTGCAATAGCAACAGCATATATGAG GTAAATGACTACAGTCTTGTTATGGAAGGCATGCCTGATCACTTGGATCATTTTGGATTAGTTGAAATGGAGCCGTTCTCATGCAGAAGTATCTTTGAGAGTTCTCCATTAGTGAGAGAGATAAGTTTAACAATGTATGTTTACTTTCATTTGCGAAAATCAAGCCTTCAAAACTTTCTTGTCCATCCCCATATGAATTTGAAGGATAATCTTAAGGAACTTGAAGATGGAAGATTTCATATGCTCCATGTAACACACAAGTTTCCTGTGCTACAAAAG TTTCAAAAAGATCAAGTTGTTTCAGATGGATTGAGCATGCTTGTTGAGGCTGTGGTCTTGCCTTGGGATTTGTTTCTTTCTGGGAAAAATCCAACTAAGGTTTCCAAGGACCAGAAAAAGGAACCTATGGAACTTTATAACAGTAGAAACTACCATGAGTATGTTTCTTTCAAGAGATGCAAAATTGATCATGCATCAAGCCGCCTATTGAGCTCAGGCTTAACAGATAAGTCAAGTGTTGCTGGTATGGGATCGTGTGGTCATCTGAGTGACTGTTCTAGTGCTAATAAACAATATCCAGTTGAAATTCCATGTCTGGCTTGCTGTAGAAGTGGCCGCCTTGTTAGTTCAGGATCATTGTATTGCACAGAGGCTGCTTTAAAGTTTGGCGCTGGCTGCAAGCTGGGTGCACTAAAAGTATTGCTAGAGTTCAAGTCAGAAAGTTTTTTCAAGTATCAG TTGTTGCAAATTGGAGGTTATTACATCACAAAGCACCAGAACAAAGATCTTTTCTGCAATCATAGAGACTTTGATTATGTCAGAGGTGGTAAATTTCTTATTACCTCTGGAACAACTATTTGGAGCTTGTCATTCTCCTATGATGAGATTTTCCACTATACTGATCCATCATTTGATCCAGCATTAGTCACTTGTCCTCTCCACAATTCTCAGCAGACTGAACTATTACTCCAGAGGTCCACTGATAATTGTCATGAAATGTGTTCAGATATTCATCTCCATCTCCCTGCtgatttaaaaaaggaattgGAAGTGGATTTTACGGTATTAGAAAAAGATCTGATCAAGACAGCTCCAAAACTGGAAGAGGTTGCTAATGTTCCTCTATGCATTGAAACAGCAATGACTGCATCAATGCAATCTTTTCAAACTGATGATTCTGCTTTCCTTTTGCCTGAGGGGAATCTAGTGTCTCTACAGGGACAGGTCTTAGCTGTTCATAATCTCAACCACACTTCTCTTGATGCACACTCGAGCAATGAAAATTATGGTGATGTTCGGCAGTTGAGACTCTCTAGGGGAGTGACATGGAGCACGTGTATTCATGTCTTGATGGACCATCACATT GTGAGCATTTTTGGTGGCCTAAGTGAGCATGCTTATCCTACTGGATTTGGACCCGGGGTAGTTGCAACTTTTCATCGAATTCTAGAACTGGG TGGGCAGAATAGATTGATGTTGACACCTGTATCATTTATTGCAATCAACTCCATGAAGCTAAACAATGACCAATACAATGCTGAGTGTTCAAATCCAGTTAATGTTTCAGAGTTATACAATTTTGTCCCTCTAGATGCAGTTTCTTCTTGTTTGATCTCTGAGTTGATTCAGTGCTTGGAGTGTAAGCCAATGCAATTTCACTGTAGG ATTGTGGCAGTCCATTTTCTGGTGCTGGAGAAGAATAGAAAATCACAACCAAAAGTCCCCTGCAGGCTATCTGTTGATATTCCACTTGCCAGTTTTGTATTGG ATGATGGGTCATCCTCATGTTGTTGCTGGGCTAATGCTGAAAGAGCTGCAACCTTGCTAAGGCTACATGAAGAATTCCCATTGAAAGCATTTGGAAGCAGTAGCTGGAAATTAAAGGGGATTGGTATAGACAATGCCTGCAGGACCACTATTTATCATCTGGACAAACTCTTAAAGAAGCATGGAAGAATTACTGTGAAAAACTACGGATCTATATCTGATTCTTGTAGTCAAGATCTTATGTTTTCTGTTGGTTCAAATGATCTCTTGAGCAGTTCAGATGAGAACCTCCTCAAATTCATAATCCTTAATGCCTGCATTGGAACATTTTGG ACTATTATTGGTGATGTGATGGATTCTGAAGCTGTAGGGCAGTTGGAGGAACATGTTCCAAAGATGGGGATGACAATGCATGCAATGCAAAGTATATGGGCTAAAGAAGTTAGCTATGCAAACCCTCTCACAGAGGCCAGGAATATGGTTGAAGAACTTCTAAACAG GTAA